A region of Nostoc sp. 'Peltigera membranacea cyanobiont' N6 DNA encodes the following proteins:
- a CDS encoding orange carotenoid protein N-terminal domain-containing protein has product MSYTIESARNIFSSTQVADAVPATTAKFAELNIDDQLAFLWYAYAELGRTITPAAPGKANLQLMEGIFNEIKQMSHEEQTQLMRDLASNADTPISRSYAYFGVNAKLGFWWQLGEWMKQGIVAPMPVGYQMSTQVKAVLEAVQRIDQSQQITVLRNTVVNMGFDPSLADKKQAEVINFKFPRSSLSPQFTIEGVTEPTVLKYIEAMNADNLEAAVALFATNGALQPPFQKPIVGREAITSYLRDEGQGLVMKPTKGVSETIEDGYTQHKITGTVETPWFGGNVGMNIAWRFLLDPQGQIYFVAIDLLASPKELLNLTRK; this is encoded by the coding sequence ATGAGTTATACTATCGAGTCCGCACGCAATATTTTCTCTAGCACTCAAGTGGCAGATGCTGTTCCAGCCACTACAGCAAAGTTTGCTGAACTCAACATTGACGATCAATTGGCATTTCTCTGGTATGCCTACGCTGAACTAGGTCGTACAATTACTCCAGCTGCTCCCGGAAAAGCAAATCTGCAATTAATGGAGGGTATATTCAACGAAATTAAGCAGATGTCTCATGAAGAACAAACGCAATTAATGAGAGATTTAGCGAGTAATGCTGACACTCCCATCAGCCGTTCTTATGCATACTTTGGTGTCAACGCTAAGTTGGGATTCTGGTGGCAGTTAGGAGAGTGGATGAAACAGGGTATTGTCGCTCCTATGCCAGTTGGCTATCAAATGTCAACCCAAGTTAAAGCAGTGCTAGAAGCTGTTCAGAGAATCGATCAGAGTCAACAAATTACTGTACTACGCAATACTGTAGTAAATATGGGATTTGATCCGTCTCTGGCTGATAAAAAACAGGCAGAAGTCATAAACTTTAAGTTCCCACGTTCATCCCTAAGTCCCCAATTTACTATTGAGGGAGTTACAGAACCAACGGTGCTGAAATACATTGAAGCTATGAATGCAGATAACTTGGAAGCGGCTGTTGCTTTATTTGCTACTAATGGTGCGCTGCAACCACCCTTCCAAAAACCAATTGTTGGTCGAGAAGCGATTACTTCTTATCTCCGAGATGAGGGACAAGGGTTAGTGATGAAGCCAACTAAAGGCGTTTCGGAAACTATAGAAGATGGTTATACACAGCATAAAATTACTGGTACGGTAGAAACTCCCTGGTTTGGAGGTAATGTTGGCATGAACATTGCTTGGCGATTTTTACTCGATCCTCAAGGTCAAATTTACTTCGTGGCTATTGATTTACTTGCTTCTCCCAAAGAACTGCTTAACCTAACTCGCAAGTAA